A section of the Gemmatimonadaceae bacterium genome encodes:
- a CDS encoding alanine--glyoxylate aminotransferase family protein — MKDPVTGTFFLPGPTEVRQEVLEAMLQPMLPHRGAAFEELFARIQATFKPIFRTQRPVYVSSSSATGLMEAAIRCARPGPILSLVNGAFSERFANIAQACGRDTHIVGGDWHRPVPLEYVDDALARRRFAAVTVVHSETSTGTLTELEDLTKVVQKHGASILVDSVTGLGGAPVETDKWNLDFVLTGSQKALALPPGLAFGVASERFIQEAKQTRGRGLYFDLVEFEQYIHKNQTPNTPALSLLYAAAVQGEYIAAEGIENRWARHQAMAERTQRWVAELREQTGEPFCIYAPEGARSATVTCIALTPKLNGDAIVKEVAKAGYVIGGGYGKLKSSTIRIGHMGEHTLEGLRNVIERTGQAILELLR, encoded by the coding sequence ATGAAAGATCCGGTGACCGGCACCTTTTTTCTCCCGGGACCCACTGAGGTCCGCCAGGAAGTACTCGAGGCGATGCTGCAGCCCATGCTGCCGCACCGTGGTGCCGCATTCGAAGAGCTGTTCGCGCGCATCCAGGCCACCTTCAAGCCCATCTTCCGCACGCAGCGCCCCGTCTACGTGAGCAGCAGCTCGGCGACGGGCCTCATGGAAGCCGCCATCCGCTGCGCGCGCCCCGGCCCCATTCTGAGCCTCGTGAACGGCGCCTTCTCCGAGCGCTTCGCGAACATCGCGCAGGCCTGCGGCCGCGACACGCACATCGTGGGCGGCGACTGGCATCGCCCCGTGCCGCTCGAGTATGTCGACGACGCGCTCGCCCGCCGTCGCTTCGCCGCTGTGACCGTGGTGCACAGCGAAACCAGCACCGGCACGCTTACCGAACTCGAAGACCTCACCAAGGTCGTGCAGAAGCACGGCGCGAGCATCCTCGTCGACTCCGTGACCGGCTTGGGCGGCGCGCCGGTGGAGACCGACAAGTGGAACCTCGATTTCGTGCTCACGGGCTCACAAAAGGCACTGGCCCTTCCGCCCGGATTGGCGTTCGGCGTGGCGAGTGAGCGCTTCATTCAGGAAGCCAAGCAGACTCGCGGGCGCGGCCTCTACTTCGATCTCGTGGAGTTCGAGCAGTACATCCACAAGAACCAGACCCCCAACACGCCGGCGCTGTCGCTGCTCTACGCGGCCGCCGTCCAGGGCGAATACATCGCCGCCGAAGGCATCGAGAACCGCTGGGCGCGTCATCAGGCCATGGCCGAGCGCACGCAGCGTTGGGTGGCCGAGCTGCGCGAGCAGACCGGGGAGCCGTTCTGTATTTACGCGCCGGAGGGGGCGCGCAGTGCTACGGTCACCTGCATCGCACTCACGCCGAAGTTGAACGGCGACGCGATCGTGAAGGAAGTCGCGAAGGCCGGCTACGTGATCGGCGGCGGATATGGTAAGCTCAAGTCATCGACGATTCGGATTGGGCATATGGGGGAACATACGCTTGAGGGGCTTCGCAATGTCATCGAGCGTACTGGTCAAGCGATCCTTGAATTGCTGAGGTGA
- a CDS encoding HAD-IB family phosphatase — translation MSVSIQLREPRFKTVVFDVDSTLAAIEGIDWLAQLRGPEVAAESAALTEQAMNGELPIDAVYTRRLERIRPTAGELLSLADAYNKAMQPGVVELINALHSARVHVHLLSGGLRPSIMPMAIRLGIQGHRVHAVSLARDVDGTFSKLDGDQPLATQRGKPLVVQQLALRKPIVMIGDGSTDAAVRGVVDEFIAYTGVARREAVVKVADHEAKSFSELDELLFS, via the coding sequence ATGAGTGTCAGCATCCAGCTCCGCGAACCCCGCTTCAAGACGGTGGTGTTCGACGTCGACTCCACCCTCGCCGCCATCGAAGGCATCGACTGGCTCGCGCAGCTCCGCGGCCCTGAAGTCGCCGCCGAAAGCGCCGCGCTCACCGAGCAGGCCATGAATGGCGAGCTCCCCATCGACGCCGTCTACACGAGGCGCCTCGAGCGCATTCGCCCCACCGCCGGCGAGCTCCTGAGCCTCGCCGACGCCTACAACAAGGCCATGCAGCCCGGCGTCGTGGAGCTCATCAACGCCCTCCACAGCGCGCGCGTGCACGTCCACCTGCTGAGCGGCGGCCTCCGCCCCAGCATCATGCCCATGGCCATCCGGCTCGGCATTCAGGGCCACCGCGTACACGCCGTGAGTCTTGCGAGAGACGTAGACGGCACCTTCAGCAAGCTCGATGGCGATCAGCCCCTCGCCACCCAGCGCGGCAAGCCACTCGTCGTGCAGCAGCTCGCGCTGCGCAAACCCATCGTGATGATCGGCGACGGCAGCACCGACGCCGCCGTGCGCGGCGTCGTCGACGAGTTCATCGCCTACACCGGCGTCGCGCGACGCGAGGCCGTCGTGAAGGTCGCCGACCACGAAGCCAAGAGTTTCAGCGAGCTCGACGAACTCCTCTTTTCATGA
- a CDS encoding FAD-binding oxidoreductase, whose amino-acid sequence MLTSDQDIRESHSKDASGLYLVPEHVARPTSIEEVAELLKAATANKTPVTPAGLQSSTTGASITDLGVLLSLRGLAHIDEVDVRTKSVVVGPGAIVADVRRAAEAHGLLFTPDPTSEEESTIGGAIACNASGARSYRYGATRPHVKALKVLLANGDLIELRRPQLEKNTVGYPIAHDPVDWFVGSEGTLGVVVEAELQLHDLPSQVSGLIIPFEKEEDALAFVVAARESQAINPRCLEYFDQGAMTIARTAEGSQHWASTANAMVYTEETGRPNSDDDLPLDAWLELAEAHHALTEDIKVYDTPSSQLEARRMRHAVPATMNERGAARRPFGGRKVSTDWAVPYARLADALRIARTFARDAQIPLGIAYGHAGNGHPHQNFIAQDADELKRIEQVVYATLKEVIQMGGTVAAEHGIGKLKRRWLPLQMSDTQQRVMRALKHELDPLGLLAPGNVL is encoded by the coding sequence ATGCTGACGTCCGACCAAGACATCCGAGAATCCCACAGCAAGGATGCCTCCGGCCTCTACCTGGTCCCGGAGCACGTCGCACGTCCCACCAGCATCGAAGAGGTGGCCGAGCTGCTGAAAGCAGCCACGGCTAACAAGACCCCCGTCACCCCCGCCGGTCTCCAGTCTTCCACCACCGGCGCCAGCATCACCGACCTCGGTGTCCTCCTTAGTCTCCGTGGTCTCGCGCACATCGACGAAGTCGATGTGCGCACCAAGTCAGTTGTTGTTGGCCCCGGCGCGATCGTGGCGGATGTGCGCCGAGCAGCAGAAGCCCACGGCCTGCTGTTCACCCCCGATCCCACAAGCGAAGAAGAAAGCACCATCGGCGGCGCCATAGCCTGCAACGCGAGCGGTGCCAGGTCGTACCGCTACGGTGCCACCCGTCCGCACGTCAAAGCCCTCAAAGTCCTCCTCGCCAACGGCGACCTCATCGAGCTCAGAAGGCCACAGCTCGAAAAGAACACCGTCGGCTACCCCATCGCCCACGACCCAGTCGACTGGTTCGTCGGCTCCGAAGGCACGCTCGGCGTAGTAGTGGAAGCCGAGCTCCAACTCCACGATCTCCCGTCTCAAGTCTCAGGTCTCATCATCCCCTTCGAAAAGGAAGAGGACGCGCTCGCCTTCGTCGTAGCCGCCAGAGAAAGCCAGGCCATCAACCCGAGGTGCCTCGAGTACTTCGACCAGGGGGCCATGACCATCGCCAGAACCGCCGAAGGCTCCCAACACTGGGCGAGCACGGCGAACGCGATGGTCTACACCGAAGAAACCGGCCGTCCGAACAGCGACGACGACCTCCCCCTCGACGCCTGGCTAGAACTCGCCGAAGCCCACCACGCGCTCACCGAAGACATCAAAGTCTACGACACGCCCAGCAGCCAGCTCGAAGCGCGCCGCATGCGTCACGCCGTGCCCGCCACCATGAATGAGCGCGGCGCCGCCCGCCGCCCGTTCGGTGGCCGCAAGGTGAGCACGGATTGGGCTGTGCCCTACGCGCGCCTCGCCGACGCGCTCCGCATCGCCCGCACCTTTGCCCGCGACGCGCAGATCCCGCTCGGCATCGCCTACGGCCACGCCGGCAACGGCCATCCGCATCAGAACTTCATCGCGCAAGACGCCGATGAACTCAAGCGCATCGAGCAGGTCGTCTACGCAACTCTGAAGGAAGTCATCCAGATGGGCGGCACCGTCGCCGCCGAACATGGCATCGGCAAGCTCAAGCGCCGCTGGCTCCCCCTGCAGATGAGCGACACCCAGCAGCGCGTCATGCGTGCCCTCAAGCACGAGCTCGACCCACTCGGCTTGCTCGCCCCCGGCAACGTGCTGTGA
- a CDS encoding helix-turn-helix domain-containing protein — protein MDREKQVRLTAAGFTVGTVAEFLDLSEEESALIEMRLSMARACKERRLEAGFTQAALAKRLGSSQSRIAKMEAGDPSVSLDLLIRAMLAMSATREQIAHAMAGGVMLAKPHSDSIRMRSARAATQQLKKELAGHKETVHLLESPTNAARLLAALKRKRHKK, from the coding sequence ATCGACAGGGAAAAGCAGGTCCGGCTAACCGCCGCCGGATTCACCGTCGGAACCGTCGCCGAATTCCTCGACCTGAGCGAGGAAGAAAGCGCCCTGATCGAAATGCGCCTGTCCATGGCCCGAGCCTGCAAGGAGCGGCGCCTCGAGGCCGGATTCACCCAGGCTGCCCTCGCCAAGCGGCTCGGCTCGAGCCAATCACGCATCGCCAAAATGGAAGCCGGCGATCCGTCCGTTTCGCTCGACCTGCTGATCCGCGCCATGCTCGCCATGAGTGCCACCCGCGAGCAGATCGCGCACGCGATGGCGGGCGGCGTCATGCTGGCCAAACCCCATTCCGATTCCATTAGAATGCGATCAGCCCGAGCCGCAACACAGCAGTTGAAGAAGGAACTCGCCGGCCACAAGGAGACCGTTCATCTCCTGGAGAGCCCGACGAATGCCGCGCGGCTCTTGGCCGCACTCAAGAGGAAGCGCCACAAGAAGTAA
- a CDS encoding helix-turn-helix domain-containing protein, producing MPTIDILPLRLRQSMRLLGRGISVARRRRKLTASMVAERIGVGRQTYQRVELGDPTVAMGTYVMALFVLGLEWNGLEKSVDPQADDVGTALDLEDLPKKVRPKRTPRPK from the coding sequence ATGCCAACCATAGACATTCTCCCCCTTCGACTCCGGCAGTCCATGCGCTTGCTTGGGCGAGGCATCAGCGTGGCGCGGCGCCGGCGGAAGCTCACGGCCAGCATGGTGGCTGAGCGCATCGGGGTGGGGCGCCAGACGTATCAGCGCGTGGAGCTCGGGGACCCGACCGTGGCGATGGGGACCTACGTCATGGCGCTGTTTGTTCTCGGTCTCGAGTGGAATGGGCTCGAGAAAAGCGTCGATCCGCAGGCGGACGATGTCGGTACGGCATTGGACCTTGAGGATCTTCCCAAGAAGGTGCGTCCGAAGCGGACGCCGCGGCCCAAGTAG
- a CDS encoding type II toxin-antitoxin system HipA family toxin yields MTQRRLDVLVGDVLVGQLRFTHEGRREHAAFAYAPEWLADPARFEIDPTLPLVEGAQFPPHADAADASRFHGVIADTEPDGWARRVILRDHAKRRQVARAEGADLPPVATALDFLLAVDDHARVGALRFRDEDGVCQRALEPGRRTAPPLIELPDLLRSTRAVEQQSETLADLAYLRGRATSLGGMRPKCSVRDETWGLCLGKFPSVSDERSYTKGEVLALQLARRAGISVADARLVDSDGVPVTLVRRFDRVWDEATQTERRLLYVSAATLMGLAPDDSGEHAYTEVADVIRQRSADAMADLEELWRRIAFSILITNVDDHLHNHGFLHVEGALWRLSPAFDVNPFPDRVRELKTWLSEEAGPAASVDALMNIARYFSLSTNAAKRVLGEVARAVDAWRRVASDLGFTRAEIDAFADAFEHEERDAARRATASALG; encoded by the coding sequence ATCACTCAACGCCGACTGGACGTCCTGGTGGGTGATGTGCTGGTCGGCCAGCTGCGGTTCACGCACGAAGGGCGCCGGGAGCATGCCGCGTTTGCGTACGCGCCCGAGTGGCTCGCCGATCCGGCGCGCTTCGAGATCGACCCGACGTTGCCGCTGGTGGAAGGCGCGCAGTTCCCTCCGCATGCTGATGCGGCGGATGCCTCACGATTTCATGGGGTCATCGCCGATACCGAGCCGGATGGCTGGGCACGGCGCGTCATCCTGCGCGATCACGCGAAACGACGCCAGGTCGCGAGAGCCGAGGGTGCCGATCTGCCGCCGGTAGCAACGGCGCTGGATTTCCTGTTGGCGGTCGATGATCACGCGCGTGTGGGTGCCCTGCGTTTTCGCGATGAAGACGGTGTCTGTCAGCGAGCGCTGGAGCCCGGACGGCGAACGGCTCCCCCGCTCATCGAGTTGCCTGATTTGCTGCGGTCGACTCGGGCGGTTGAGCAGCAGTCGGAGACGCTCGCTGATCTTGCCTATCTCCGGGGACGCGCGACGTCGTTAGGGGGTATGCGCCCCAAATGCAGCGTTCGCGATGAGACCTGGGGCCTCTGTCTTGGCAAGTTTCCGAGCGTGTCCGACGAGCGCTCGTACACGAAGGGTGAAGTGCTCGCGCTGCAGCTCGCTCGCCGCGCGGGCATTTCGGTGGCGGATGCGCGGCTTGTGGACAGCGATGGTGTACCGGTGACGCTCGTGCGCCGTTTTGATCGCGTGTGGGATGAGGCCACGCAGACCGAACGGCGGCTGCTGTACGTATCGGCCGCCACCCTGATGGGGCTCGCGCCAGATGACAGCGGCGAGCACGCCTACACGGAAGTGGCCGATGTCATTCGGCAACGCAGCGCGGATGCCATGGCCGATCTTGAGGAACTATGGCGTCGCATCGCCTTCTCCATCCTGATCACCAACGTGGATGATCACCTCCATAACCATGGATTCCTCCATGTGGAGGGTGCCCTCTGGCGTCTTTCTCCGGCGTTCGATGTGAACCCGTTCCCCGATCGGGTGCGCGAGCTCAAGACCTGGCTGAGCGAAGAAGCCGGCCCGGCGGCATCCGTCGATGCCCTGATGAACATCGCACGCTACTTCAGCCTGTCGACGAATGCGGCGAAGCGTGTGCTCGGAGAGGTTGCACGCGCGGTCGATGCGTGGCGCCGCGTGGCATCAGACCTGGGCTTCACCCGCGCGGAGATCGACGCGTTTGCTGATGCGTTCGAGCATGAGGAGCGGGACGCGGCGAGGCGGGCTACTGCGTCGGCTCTCGGGTAG
- a CDS encoding type II toxin-antitoxin system PemK/MazF family toxin codes for MVTRSRVQRGDVYLVELNPTRGREIRKTRPCVVVSPDELNAHMGTYIVAPLTSGSHPYPFRVACRFDGKAGHIVADQIRTVDDERLGKRLGALTPATMTKVLTVLQQMFAA; via the coding sequence ATGGTGACCCGGTCTCGGGTCCAGCGTGGCGATGTCTATCTCGTGGAGCTGAATCCGACGCGTGGGCGAGAGATTCGAAAGACCCGTCCGTGTGTCGTAGTCTCGCCCGACGAGCTGAATGCGCACATGGGCACCTACATCGTGGCACCGCTGACAAGCGGCAGCCACCCATATCCATTTCGGGTGGCATGCCGCTTTGATGGAAAGGCCGGTCACATCGTTGCCGACCAGATTCGCACCGTGGACGACGAGCGGCTCGGAAAACGCCTGGGCGCCCTGACCCCCGCGACCATGACCAAAGTTCTGACCGTCCTCCAGCAGATGTTCGCGGCGTAG
- a CDS encoding DUF2283 domain-containing protein, with product MRIRYFTQTDTALLEFSSDDVAVTETREIGENVYLDLDQVGNPISMTVEHASQVAGFPQISVSEYRSPASHRAE from the coding sequence GTGCGCATCAGGTATTTCACCCAGACCGACACGGCGCTGCTGGAGTTTTCAAGCGATGACGTCGCCGTGACAGAAACGCGTGAGATTGGGGAGAACGTGTACCTCGATCTCGATCAGGTCGGTAATCCAATCAGCATGACAGTGGAGCACGCGTCGCAGGTAGCGGGGTTCCCTCAGATCAGTGTTTCGGAGTACCGGTCGCCCGCTTCACACCGAGCCGAGTAG
- the serA gene encoding phosphoglycerate dehydrogenase, which produces MSQYRVLVTDEVDQEGVVLLTAEPSLQVDELPTLPKDELLARIGDYDAIVGRSATRISAELLQAAKKLKVVGRAGVGVDNVAIDTATSLGIAVINAPAGNTIAVAELFFGAVIGLLRQIPKAHTGMQAGRWDRNSYMGRELKGKTLGIVGLGRIGSEVATRAHAFGMNVVAYDPYISDERFTALRVRRMATLDALIAETNVLTLHVPLNDETKGMIGKRELGRLPARSVVVNMARGGIIDEDALVAALEADQLRGAVMDVFTVEPPSADHPLRKAPNIVLTPHLGANTVEAQRNVSRDVCLAVRDALLHNDLSKSLNVAAGATGEWPSLASAMTVARRAAAVARAVLADQGMRAVRRLALRVGADYAHASGPLLASAAVGLLEGVIETDRLNLINARNLAEARGIELSVAETTELGPRGIEVALAGGMQQLAVAGVALDGVTPRLTRIGSFHVDVNPRQTLLILTNHDVPGVIGRVGTLLGERHVNIAEYHQARLAQGGDALAAVSVDGEVSEETRKALLELPDILSASVVHFRDE; this is translated from the coding sequence GTGTCCCAATACCGTGTCCTCGTAACCGACGAAGTCGACCAGGAAGGCGTCGTCCTCCTCACCGCTGAACCCAGCCTGCAGGTCGACGAACTCCCCACGCTCCCCAAGGACGAGCTCCTCGCGCGCATCGGCGACTACGACGCCATCGTCGGCCGCAGCGCCACGCGCATCAGCGCCGAGTTGCTACAGGCCGCCAAGAAGTTGAAGGTGGTGGGCCGCGCCGGCGTCGGCGTCGACAACGTCGCCATCGACACCGCCACCAGCCTCGGCATCGCCGTCATCAACGCCCCCGCCGGCAACACCATTGCGGTGGCCGAGCTCTTCTTCGGCGCGGTGATTGGGTTGCTGCGCCAGATCCCCAAGGCGCACACCGGCATGCAGGCCGGCCGCTGGGATCGCAACTCCTACATGGGGCGCGAGCTCAAGGGCAAAACCCTCGGCATCGTCGGACTCGGCCGCATCGGCAGCGAAGTCGCCACGCGCGCGCACGCCTTCGGCATGAATGTCGTGGCGTACGATCCGTACATCAGCGACGAACGCTTCACCGCGCTCCGCGTGCGCCGCATGGCCACGCTCGACGCGCTCATCGCCGAAACGAACGTGCTCACGCTGCACGTCCCCTTGAACGACGAAACCAAGGGGATGATCGGCAAGCGCGAACTCGGTCGCCTCCCCGCGCGCAGTGTCGTCGTGAACATGGCAAGAGGTGGCATCATCGACGAAGACGCGCTCGTCGCTGCGCTCGAAGCCGACCAGCTCCGCGGCGCCGTGATGGATGTCTTCACCGTGGAGCCGCCCAGCGCCGATCATCCGCTCCGCAAGGCGCCCAACATCGTCCTCACGCCGCACCTGGGCGCGAATACGGTCGAGGCGCAGCGCAACGTGAGCCGCGACGTGTGCCTCGCTGTGCGCGACGCGCTGCTGCACAACGACTTGAGCAAGAGCCTCAACGTCGCCGCCGGCGCCACCGGCGAGTGGCCCAGCCTTGCCAGCGCCATGACCGTCGCCCGCCGCGCTGCTGCGGTCGCGCGCGCCGTGCTCGCCGACCAGGGCATGCGCGCCGTGCGCCGTCTGGCCCTCCGCGTGGGCGCCGACTACGCGCACGCCAGCGGCCCGCTCCTCGCGAGCGCCGCGGTGGGGCTGTTGGAGGGCGTCATCGAAACCGATCGCCTCAACCTCATCAACGCCCGCAACCTCGCCGAAGCCCGCGGCATCGAACTCAGCGTCGCCGAAACCACTGAGCTTGGGCCAAGAGGCATCGAAGTCGCCCTCGCCGGCGGCATGCAGCAGCTCGCCGTGGCCGGTGTCGCCCTCGATGGCGTGACCCCACGCCTCACGCGCATCGGCAGCTTCCACGTCGATGTGAACCCCCGCCAGACGCTCCTCATCCTCACCAACCACGACGTCCCCGGAGTCATCGGGCGCGTCGGTACGCTCCTCGGCGAGCGCCACGTGAACATCGCCGAGTATCACCAGGCCCGTCTCGCGCAGGGCGGCGATGCGCTGGCCGCGGTGAGTGTGGACGGTGAGGTGAGCGAGGAGACCCGCAAGGCGCTCCTCGAGCTGCCGGATATCCTGAGTGCGAGCGTCGTCCACTTCCGCGACGAGTAG
- a CDS encoding helix-turn-helix domain-containing protein, whose translation MPSARAVRFYVANGLLDRPEGAGTAATYGYRHLLQLLAIKIRQREGQTLDAIKAEMKETTGDALERRVAASLAPALQLHMDGNGRRDIPAEATWRRLAIADGVELNVRDDSPAASNEMLVALRDALRRTLGA comes from the coding sequence ATGCCCTCCGCGCGCGCCGTCAGGTTTTACGTCGCGAACGGCCTCCTCGACCGCCCCGAAGGCGCCGGCACCGCCGCCACGTACGGCTATCGGCATCTCCTGCAGCTGCTCGCCATCAAGATCCGTCAGCGTGAGGGACAAACGCTCGACGCGATCAAGGCCGAAATGAAGGAGACGACCGGCGACGCCCTCGAGCGCCGCGTCGCCGCCAGCCTCGCCCCCGCGCTGCAACTCCACATGGACGGCAACGGCCGGCGCGACATCCCCGCCGAAGCCACCTGGCGACGCCTCGCGATCGCCGACGGCGTGGAGCTCAACGTGCGAGACGACTCCCCCGCCGCCAGCAACGAAATGCTCGTCGCCCTGCGCGACGCCCTCCGTCGAACACTCGGGGCCTAG
- a CDS encoding alpha/beta fold hydrolase yields MLVFPHVPLPNPLGGQRREYRWRGHQIAYVVRGDEQSSNTPLFFVHSIHAAAWSAEWRFVFGPLSEREGNGPAYALDLLGFGASDRPPLKYTAQLYIDLVSDFTSDVIGRAPIAFGSSLGASYIMAAEAAHPGLFSEITAIGPAGISRLYEPGSALNHAVERLFRSKVPGTALFRALVSRPSIQFFLKDIYSNPACLTPEAISLFWQAANHPNARYAPAAFVGMRLNTNLRSSEPAIRCPLHLIWGTKAAQTPYKESPQVREAFPHATFTAIESGDLPHEENPRDFLRATQAVPAVQLP; encoded by the coding sequence ATGCTGGTGTTTCCGCACGTCCCGCTCCCGAACCCCCTTGGGGGACAACGCCGCGAATATCGCTGGCGCGGCCATCAGATTGCGTATGTCGTCCGAGGCGATGAGCAAAGTTCCAACACGCCGCTCTTCTTCGTCCACTCCATCCACGCCGCGGCGTGGAGCGCGGAGTGGCGTTTTGTTTTCGGCCCCCTGAGCGAGCGCGAAGGCAACGGCCCCGCCTACGCCCTGGACCTCCTCGGCTTCGGCGCCAGCGACCGCCCGCCGCTCAAGTACACCGCGCAGCTCTACATCGATCTCGTCAGCGACTTCACGAGCGATGTCATCGGTCGCGCGCCCATCGCCTTCGGCAGTTCGTTGGGGGCCTCGTACATCATGGCCGCCGAAGCGGCCCATCCCGGTCTCTTCAGCGAAATCACCGCCATCGGCCCCGCCGGCATCTCGAGGCTGTACGAACCCGGCAGCGCCCTCAATCACGCCGTCGAACGCCTCTTCCGCAGCAAAGTCCCCGGCACCGCGCTGTTCCGGGCACTCGTGTCGCGCCCCAGCATCCAGTTCTTCCTGAAGGACATTTACAGCAATCCCGCCTGCCTCACCCCAGAAGCCATCAGTCTCTTCTGGCAGGCCGCGAATCACCCGAATGCCCGCTACGCCCCCGCCGCATTCGTAGGCATGCGTCTCAACACCAATCTGAGATCGTCCGAGCCAGCGATCAGATGTCCCCTCCACCTGATCTGGGGCACCAAAGCCGCCCAAACCCCCTACAAGGAGTCCCCGCAGGTGAGGGAAGCGTTTCCACACGCCACCTTCACCGCCATAGAGTCCGGCGACCTCCCCCACGAGGAGAACCCAAGGGATTTCCTCCGCGCCACCCAAGCAGTTCCCGCAGTCCAGCTCCCGTAG
- a CDS encoding response regulator, producing the protein MKSETATKSVLVVEDEQSIRDVLVELFETEGNVVTAAELLPEALDRLRSQRFDLIVTDLRLGGKRDGGLQVMALAGMLSPDATVLVLTAYPDDSNRQASFRLGALHFLEKPVDLAVIAQHANACGVKTAFATSAKD; encoded by the coding sequence ATGAAGTCGGAAACTGCAACCAAGTCGGTCCTGGTCGTCGAGGACGAACAGTCCATCCGCGACGTTCTGGTCGAGCTGTTCGAGACCGAAGGGAACGTTGTAACGGCCGCCGAGCTTTTACCGGAAGCGCTCGATCGCCTGCGCTCGCAGCGCTTCGATCTCATCGTCACGGATCTCCGCCTCGGCGGGAAGCGCGACGGTGGCCTGCAGGTGATGGCCCTGGCCGGGATGCTGTCCCCCGATGCCACGGTGTTGGTGTTGACCGCGTACCCCGATGACTCCAACCGTCAGGCGAGTTTCCGGCTCGGTGCGCTGCACTTCTTGGAGAAACCCGTAGACCTGGCCGTGATCGCCCAGCACGCCAATGCCTGCGGCGTAAAGACCGCCTTCGCCACCTCGGCGAAGGACTAG
- a CDS encoding sigma-54 dependent transcriptional regulator, protein MALSILVVDDDETVRDTLVDFFESLGHTARGAGTATEGRQLAAEHAPDVVLLDLRLPDADGGVALEALKADDPDLAIIVLTGFADVKTAVKAMQRGAVDLLEKPVDLEALEAAVNRAAQTGRLRQEVAVLRAQSRPTGQASPSLAPTFQDLIELAAKNADAPVLLQGETGTGKGYIARQIHDRSTRNSSPFVEINCASLSSTFFESELFGHERGAFTDAKAAKRGLLEVAGEGSVFLDEIAEMGLDVQPRLLKVLEERTFRRLGGTTTLRSNARVIVATHQPLTDAVEARRFRADLYYRLQVLTLTLPPLRARPEEILPMAEAFLPKSARLTKSAEQSLVAYRWPGNIRELKNTLWRAAILANGGIIDVVHLGLPGSPEPAVTSTRPEQPRTLEAAERDAIRVALNATGDNRTKTAQLLGIARSTLLEKLRKYGLE, encoded by the coding sequence ATGGCCCTCTCCATCCTCGTCGTCGACGACGACGAAACGGTCCGCGATACCCTCGTCGATTTCTTCGAAAGCCTCGGCCACACCGCCCGCGGCGCCGGCACCGCCACCGAAGGGCGCCAGCTCGCCGCCGAGCATGCGCCGGATGTGGTGCTCCTCGATCTGCGCCTCCCCGACGCCGACGGCGGGGTGGCCCTCGAAGCGCTCAAGGCCGACGACCCCGACCTCGCCATCATCGTCCTCACCGGCTTCGCCGATGTGAAGACCGCCGTAAAGGCCATGCAGCGCGGCGCCGTGGACCTGCTCGAGAAGCCCGTCGACCTCGAAGCGCTCGAAGCCGCCGTGAACCGCGCCGCCCAAACCGGCCGCCTCCGCCAGGAGGTCGCGGTCCTCCGCGCCCAAAGCCGCCCCACCGGCCAGGCGTCGCCGAGTCTCGCGCCCACCTTCCAGGACCTCATCGAGCTCGCCGCCAAAAACGCCGACGCCCCGGTGCTCCTGCAGGGCGAAACCGGCACCGGTAAAGGCTACATCGCGCGCCAGATCCACGATCGTTCGACCCGGAACAGTTCCCCGTTCGTCGAGATTAACTGCGCCAGTCTTTCGAGTACGTTTTTCGAAAGTGAACTGTTCGGCCACGAACGAGGCGCCTTCACCGACGCCAAGGCCGCCAAGCGCGGCCTCCTGGAAGTCGCCGGCGAGGGCAGCGTGTTCTTGGACGAAATCGCCGAAATGGGCCTCGACGTGCAGCCCCGCCTCCTCAAGGTCCTGGAGGAGCGCACGTTCAGAAGGCTGGGCGGCACCACAACCCTGCGCAGCAACGCCCGGGTGATCGTCGCCACCCACCAGCCGCTGACCGATGCCGTGGAGGCGCGCCGTTTCCGCGCCGACCTCTATTACCGCCTCCAGGTCCTGACGCTCACCCTCCCCCCACTCAGAGCCCGGCCCGAAGAAATCCTCCCCATGGCCGAGGCCTTCCTCCCCAAGTCGGCGAGGCTGACCAAGTCAGCCGAGCAGTCCCTCGTCGCCTATCGCTGGCCCGGCAACATCCGGGAGCTCAAGAACACCCTCTGGCGCGCCGCGATCCTGGCCAATGGCGGCATCATCGATGTCGTCCACCTCGGCCTTCCGGGCAGCCCCGAGCCGGCCGTGACGAGCACCAGGCCCGAGCAGCCCCGCACCCTCGAAGCCGCCGAGCGCGACGCCATCCGCGTGGCCCTCAACGCCACCGGCGACAACCGCACCAAGACGGCCCAACTCCTCGGCATCGCCCGCAGCACGCTTTTGGAGAAGCTCCGCAAGTACGGCTTGGAGTAG